In the genome of Brachionichthys hirsutus isolate HB-005 chromosome 23, CSIRO-AGI_Bhir_v1, whole genome shotgun sequence, one region contains:
- the sf3b2 gene encoding LOW QUALITY PROTEIN: splicing factor 3B subunit 2 (The sequence of the model RefSeq protein was modified relative to this genomic sequence to represent the inferred CDS: inserted 5 bases in 4 codons): MASDGPPGTDSLPADLAGAIGALNTWSNSELQSKLAQLGAPAMGPREELIDRLKGYMMQTGILLINPNDDKPMGSQVPGMPPLPPMPMPPLPPGMGMLQAMSMMPGGPPPPGIHMGMEPPGMLQDDHLKMVQQRAAMMLQQEERAMHEGDPHGMDEHDLLEQQTRAAVLLEQEHHHHHHHQQEMVQMGGPRGMPTAVVIRGLDPHAPLPPGVSMLPMQKQRVPPPPGEDAREMWQIEEVSVSGPKIPQVLEKILQQKEIRQEQLVDPAEDEDGDEEMNSSALVVSEADDDNSQMSKKDKNRRRRNRKKRSKQKRAQEKKEQAEQQQKGSSKEKETEVEIEYVAEEPEIYDPNYIFFKRIFEAFKLADDVKKEKEKEPEKPEKPEAMVLRKKGFADERDDSDDSDEEIRNDAPKLSKKKLRRMNRLTVAELKQLVTRPDVVEMHDVTAQEPKLLVHLKATRNTVPVPRHWCFKRKYLQGKRGIEKPPFQLPDFIKKTGIQEMREALQEKEDAKTMKTKMREKVRPKMGKIDIDYQKLHDAFFKWQIKPXLTIHGDLYYEGKEFETRLKEKKPGDLSDELRIALGMPVGPNAHKVPPPWLIAMQRYGPPPSYPNLRSPDSTPPXPDNCTFGYHAGGWGKPPVDEXGKPLYGDVFGTNSPDFQAKAEEEEVDHTPWGELEASDEESSEEEEEEESDEEKPDETGFFTPADSGLIXPGGFSSVPAGMETPELIELRKKKIEEAMDGNETPQLFTVLPERRTGPVGAAMMASTHIYDMSGAATGRKTGGGHESHGVEVALAPEELELDPMAMTQKYEEHVREQQAQVEKEDFSDMVAEHAAKQKQRKRKAQPQDTRGGAKKYKEFKF, from the exons ATGGCATCCGACGGACCACCGGGCACCGACTCTCTGCCGGCTGATTTAGCGGGTGCTATCGGGGCGTTGAACACATGGAGCAACTCGGAGCTTCAGTCGAAGCTGGCGCAGCTCGGGGCGCCCGCGATGG GTCCCAGGGAGGAGCTGATTGACCGACTGAAGGGCTACATGATGCAG acagGGATACTGCTCATCAATCCTAACGATGACAAACCCATGGGATCACAG GTGCCAGGAATGCCTCCCCTGCCCCCGATGCCCATGCCGCCGTTGCCTCCCGGTATGGGCATGCTCCAGGCCATGAGCATGATGCCCGGGGGGCCTCCGCCACCGGGCATCCACATGGGCATGGAGCCTCCGGGCATGTTGCAGGATGACCATCTGAAGATGGTCCAGCAGAGAGCAGCCATGAtgttgcagcaggaggagagagccATGCACGAG GGCGATCCCCATGGCATGGATGAACACGATCTTCTGGAGCAGCAGACCAGG GCGGCGGTTCTGCTGGAACaggagcatcatcatcatcatcatcatcagcaggaGATGGTGCAgatgggggggccccggggcaTGCCCACCGCCGTCGTTATAAGGG GTCTGGATCCTCATGCGCCGCTGCCGCCTGGTGTCAGCATGTTGCCCATGCAGAAACAGAGAGTGCCCCCGCCTCCAGGAGAAGATGCCAGAGAA ATGTGGCAGATTGAGGAGGTGAGCGTCAGCGGGCCGAAGATCCCTCAAGTTCTGGAGAAGATCCTGCAGCAGAAGGAGATCAGGCAGGAGCAGCTCGTCGACCCCGCAg AAGATGAAGACGGTGACGAGGAGATGAACTCATCCGCTCTGGTCGTGTCTGAGGCCGACGACGACAACAGCCAGATGTCCAAGAAAGAC AAAAACCGCAGACGCCGAAACCGCAAGAAAAGGAGCAAGCAGAAGCGCGCCcaggagaagaaggagcaggcggagcagcagcagaaggggagcagcaaggagaaggagacggaggTGGAGATCGAGTACGTGGCCGAGGAGCCCGAGATCTACGACCCCAACTACATCTTCTTCAAGAGGATCTTTGAGGCTTTCAAG CTGGCCGACGAcgtgaagaaggagaaggagaaggagcccGAGAAGCCGGAGAAGCCGGAGGCGATGGTGCTGCGGAAAAAGGGATTCGCGGACGAGCGGGACGACAGCGACGACAGCGACGAG GAAATCAGAAACGATGCGCCGAAACTCTCCAAGAAGAAGCTGAGGAGGATGAACAGGCTGACCGTGGCGGAGCTGAAGCAGCTGGTCACCCGTCCCGACGTGGTGGAGATGCACGACGTGACGGCCCAGGAGCCCAAGCTGCTGGTGCACCTGAAAGCCACCAGGAACACGGTGCCGGTGCCGCGCCACTGGTGCTTCAAGAGGAAGTACCTGCAGGGCAAGAGGGGCATCGAGAAGCCCCCGTTCCAGCTGCCCGACTTCATCAAGAAGACGGGCATCCAGGAGATGAGGGAGGCCCTGCAGGaaaag GAGGACGCCAAGACCATGAAAACCAAAATGAGAGAGAAGGTGCGCCCGAAGATGGGGAAGATCGACATCGACTACCAGAAGCTCCACGACGCCTTCTTCAAGTGGCAGATCAAGC AGCTCACCATCCACGGAGACCTTTACTACGAG GGGAAAGAGTTTGAGACGcggctgaaggagaagaagccgGGCGACCTGTCCGACGAGCTGCGCATCGCTCTGGGGATGCCCGTTGGTCCG AACGCACACAAGGTGCCCCCGCCTTGGCTGATCGCCATGCAGAGGTACGGCCCCCCCCCGTCCTACCCAAATCTCAGATCCCCGGACTCAACTCCCCC TCCAGAC AACTGCACGTTTGGTTACCACGCCGGAGGCTGGGGGAAGCCGCCCGTCGACG ATGGCAAACCTTTATACGGCGACGTGTTCGGAACGAACTCGCCAGACTTCCAG GCcaaagcggaggaggaggaggtggatcACACGCCCTGGGGAGAGCTGGAGGCGTCGGACGAGGAgtcctcggaggaggaggaggaggaggagagcgacgaAGAGAAGCCGGACGAAACCGGCTTCTTCACGCCGGCGGACAG CGGGCTGA ACCCCGGCGGCTTCTCGTCCGTTCCCGCCGGCATGGAGACTCCTGAGCTGATCgagctgaggaagaagaagatcgAAGAGGCCATGGACGG GAACGAGACGCCTCAGCTCTTCACCGTCCTCCCCGAGAGACGCACCGGTCCGGTGGGAGCAGCCATGATGGCCTCGACGCACATCTACGACATGTCAGGG GCCGCGACGGGTCGCAAGACGGGCGGCGGGCACGAGTCGCATGGCGTGGAGGTGGCGCTGGCGccggaggagctggagctggacccCATGGCCATGACGCAGAAGTACGAGGAGCACGTCAGGGAGCAGCAGGCccaggtggagaaggaggacTTCAGCGACATGGTGGCTGAGCACGCTGCCAAACAGAAG caaagaaagaggaaggCCCAGCCGCAGGACACGCGAGGCGGCGCCAAGAAATACAAGGAGTTCAAGTTCTAG